A stretch of Metabacillus sp. FJAT-52054 DNA encodes these proteins:
- a CDS encoding phosphotransferase yields MEPSVRKQFNEEIIKEAAHFFGADAQIAKKLGEAENYVYEVKLDGAPAILRITHSSHRSLDQLLAELEWIEFLHRKGIRVSRPFNSNGANVHVIPLETGTEFYCCLFEKAMGDRITADGPQWIEPLFIEWGRTIGKMHNASIEYEPALGKPRRPHWNEEELLDIERYKPDVSDEILQHKNVLLRKLNGLTKNNFGLIHSDLHTGNFHYHREELYLFDFDDSSYHWFASDVAIPLYYYAWTLEKNGEPNPVEKCTLFFSGFLKGYEQERSFTEEMANSISIFLKLRDFVLYTFLLKKFGAEEIEETYRNLMSAIKQRIEEDREIISMERLLKPFY; encoded by the coding sequence ATGGAACCGTCTGTTCGGAAGCAATTTAATGAAGAAATCATTAAGGAGGCTGCTCATTTTTTTGGTGCGGATGCTCAAATTGCTAAAAAACTCGGCGAAGCGGAAAATTATGTGTACGAAGTTAAGCTTGATGGAGCTCCTGCCATTTTAAGAATTACCCATTCCAGCCACAGGAGCTTAGATCAGCTTCTGGCTGAACTGGAATGGATTGAGTTTTTACACAGGAAAGGCATTCGTGTTAGCCGGCCATTTAACTCAAATGGAGCCAATGTCCATGTGATTCCTTTAGAAACAGGAACCGAATTTTACTGCTGTTTATTTGAAAAAGCGATGGGCGATCGAATTACCGCAGATGGGCCCCAATGGATTGAACCGCTGTTTATTGAATGGGGCAGAACGATAGGGAAAATGCATAACGCCTCTATTGAATATGAGCCCGCTCTAGGCAAACCCCGCAGACCGCATTGGAACGAAGAAGAACTGCTTGATATAGAGCGGTATAAACCGGACGTTTCGGATGAAATTCTTCAGCATAAGAATGTACTGCTTCGCAAGCTTAATGGACTTACAAAAAACAATTTCGGCCTTATCCATTCTGACCTGCATACAGGGAACTTTCATTACCACCGGGAGGAGCTTTATTTGTTCGACTTTGATGACAGCTCCTATCACTGGTTTGCAAGTGACGTAGCCATTCCCCTCTATTACTATGCCTGGACTCTTGAAAAGAATGGAGAGCCGAATCCTGTGGAAAAATGCACACTCTTTTTCAGTGGATTTTTAAAGGGATATGAACAGGAAAGAAGTTTTACTGAGGAAATGGCAAATAGCATTTCTATTTTCCTTAAGCTGAGGGACTTTGTCCTTTACACATTTTTATTAAAAAAATTTGGAGCGGAAGAAATCGAGGAGACTTATCGAAATTTGATGTCCGCTATTAAACAAAGGATAGAAGAGGATCGCGAAATCATTTCAATGGAACGTTTATTGAAACCGTTCTATTGA
- a CDS encoding M3 family oligoendopeptidase, whose protein sequence is MRFEQYIYKRPDLNQIQTEFKEALQLFKEADSFEDQDQAMKKIYKIRNAADTMSNICYIRHSIDTNDDFYKEEQDFMDDLQPHIQALVTEFYEALVRSKYREKLESKWGQQLFDLAETQLKTFKEEVLEDLQEENKLSSEYTKLVASAKIEFDGKEYTLVQLQPLAESTDRNLRKRASEAKFAFFSRQSEKFDEIYDKLVKIRTRIAKKLGFRTFTELGYARMNRIDYTSEMVSKFRKQVVEHIVPIATSLYERQKDRLGMDEMVYYDEAVEYTSGNAVPKGDPDWIVNNGKQMYKELSAETDEFFQFMANKNLLDLLAKKGKAGGGYCTYIADYESPYIFANFNGTSGDIDVLTHEAGHAFQVYMSRGFDVAEYQWPTHEACEIHSMSMEFFTWPWMELFFKEDTEKYKFSHLSGALKFIPYGVAVDEFQHFIYENPDASPVERNLAWRELEKRYLPHREYEDSHYLEQGGFWQKQSHIYNSPFYYIDYTLAQICALQYWKQLHEDREAAWSSYLNLCKEGGSKAFLGLVEAAGLKSPFDEGTVESVVGEITEWLHQVDDKSL, encoded by the coding sequence ATGCGTTTTGAACAATACATATACAAAAGACCAGATCTTAATCAAATACAGACAGAATTTAAGGAAGCCCTCCAGTTATTTAAAGAAGCTGATAGTTTTGAAGATCAGGATCAGGCGATGAAAAAAATTTATAAAATCCGGAATGCAGCGGATACGATGTCAAACATTTGCTATATCCGACATTCAATTGATACGAATGATGACTTTTACAAAGAAGAGCAGGATTTCATGGACGATCTTCAGCCGCATATCCAGGCGCTTGTAACGGAGTTTTACGAGGCGCTTGTCCGCTCGAAATACCGTGAAAAATTAGAATCGAAATGGGGGCAGCAGCTTTTTGATCTTGCTGAAACCCAGCTGAAGACCTTTAAGGAAGAGGTTCTTGAAGATCTGCAGGAGGAAAACAAGCTGTCCAGTGAATATACGAAGCTTGTAGCCTCAGCGAAAATTGAATTTGACGGGAAAGAATACACCCTCGTGCAGCTTCAGCCCCTTGCAGAGTCTACAGACCGGAATTTGCGCAAACGGGCAAGCGAAGCAAAATTTGCATTTTTTTCGAGACAATCGGAAAAGTTCGACGAAATTTATGACAAGCTTGTGAAAATCCGCACCAGAATTGCGAAGAAGCTTGGCTTCCGTACATTTACGGAACTGGGATATGCAAGGATGAACCGGATTGATTATACCTCTGAGATGGTGAGCAAATTTCGCAAACAGGTAGTGGAGCATATCGTTCCAATCGCGACAAGCTTATATGAGCGGCAAAAAGACCGCCTTGGCATGGATGAGATGGTCTATTATGATGAGGCAGTTGAATATACATCAGGAAATGCAGTCCCAAAAGGAGATCCTGATTGGATTGTGAATAACGGCAAACAAATGTACAAGGAGCTTTCAGCTGAAACAGATGAATTCTTCCAATTCATGGCGAATAAAAATCTTCTTGATTTGCTTGCTAAAAAAGGCAAAGCAGGCGGGGGCTACTGTACGTATATTGCGGACTATGAGTCACCATATATTTTCGCTAATTTTAACGGTACTTCAGGGGATATTGATGTGCTGACACATGAAGCCGGGCACGCATTCCAGGTTTACATGAGCCGCGGATTTGATGTTGCGGAGTATCAGTGGCCGACACATGAAGCCTGTGAAATCCATTCTATGAGCATGGAGTTTTTTACATGGCCCTGGATGGAGCTCTTCTTTAAAGAGGATACGGAAAAGTATAAATTTTCACATTTAAGCGGAGCCCTTAAGTTCATCCCTTATGGAGTTGCAGTTGATGAATTTCAGCATTTCATCTATGAAAATCCAGATGCTTCACCAGTGGAGAGAAACCTTGCGTGGAGAGAGCTGGAAAAGAGATATCTTCCACACCGTGAATACGAAGACAGCCATTATCTCGAGCAGGGGGGCTTTTGGCAAAAGCAAAGTCATATCTATAATTCGCCCTTCTATTATATTGATTACACCCTGGCCCAAATTTGTGCGCTTCAGTATTGGAAACAGCTTCATGAAGACAGAGAGGCGGCTTGGAGCAGCTATTTGAACCTGTGCAAGGAGGGAGGAAGCAAAGCATTCCTTGGACTGGTAGAAGCAGCTGGCCTGAAATCACCGTTTGATGAAGGCACCGTAGAATCCGTAGTTGGTGAAATTACCGAGTGGCTGCATCAAGTGGATGACAAATCATTATAA
- a CDS encoding MarR family transcriptional regulator: MNESEQSLKLFVVLSRAYRAINDRMNKHITSFGLNPTEFGVLELLYHKGDQPLQQIGGKILLASGSITYVVDKLEQKGFLARKACDKDRRVTYAHITDEGKALIEDIFPSHQQKIDDIIGILSEEEKAQAIEMMKRIGFHAKDQK; this comes from the coding sequence ATGAATGAATCAGAACAATCACTAAAGCTATTTGTTGTTTTGTCCCGGGCTTACCGCGCGATTAACGACAGAATGAACAAGCATATTACTTCTTTTGGGCTTAACCCAACCGAATTTGGTGTATTGGAGCTGCTTTACCATAAAGGCGATCAGCCCCTTCAGCAAATCGGAGGAAAGATTTTATTGGCCAGCGGAAGCATTACCTATGTAGTGGACAAGCTTGAGCAGAAAGGCTTTCTTGCCCGCAAAGCATGTGATAAAGATCGCAGGGTTACTTACGCCCACATAACCGATGAGGGAAAAGCTCTCATCGAAGACATATTTCCATCTCATCAGCAGAAGATCGATGACATTATCGGTATTCTCTCAGAAGAAGAAAAAGCACAGGCTATTGAAATGATGAAACGCATTGGTTTTCATGCAAAGGATCAAAAATAA
- the motB gene encoding flagellar motor protein MotB, translating into MAKRKRKEKHDEHMDESWLIPYADLLTLLLALFIVLFAMSSIDANKFQMMARAFNSTFEGGTGIMEYPSPLPDGEMEQLDVTKIEPKEQQEQKQELERLKEAEKKINEYITNKGLNAKLKTSLTDEGLLITINNDILFESGSIYVRKRDEDLAKEISQLLVMEPPRSIIVSGHTDNIPINNGVFDSNWELSVMRAVEFMKLLLTNPKLSPELFSAKGYGEFKPISNNKTAEGRQKNRRVEILILPLASKNAAE; encoded by the coding sequence ATGGCTAAACGGAAGAGAAAAGAAAAGCATGATGAGCATATGGACGAGTCATGGCTCATTCCTTATGCCGATCTTTTAACTCTTCTTCTCGCCCTTTTCATTGTCCTTTTTGCCATGAGTTCCATTGATGCGAATAAATTTCAAATGATGGCAAGGGCTTTCAACAGCACCTTTGAAGGCGGTACTGGAATAATGGAGTATCCAAGCCCATTACCGGATGGAGAAATGGAGCAGCTGGATGTGACCAAGATCGAGCCCAAAGAACAGCAGGAACAGAAGCAAGAGCTTGAGAGGCTGAAGGAAGCGGAGAAGAAAATAAATGAATATATCACTAATAAAGGCCTCAATGCTAAACTGAAGACCTCCCTTACTGATGAAGGTCTTCTGATCACCATCAACAATGATATTCTTTTCGAATCAGGGAGCATTTATGTGCGGAAACGGGATGAGGATCTGGCAAAAGAAATCTCCCAGCTCCTTGTCATGGAGCCCCCGAGAAGTATTATTGTCAGCGGTCATACCGATAATATTCCCATTAATAACGGGGTATTTGATTCCAACTGGGAACTTAGTGTAATGAGAGCTGTCGAGTTTATGAAGCTGCTGCTTACAAATCCTAAGCTGTCTCCGGAATTGTTCAGTGCAAAAGGATATGGAGAATTCAAACCAATCTCTAACAATAAGACCGCTGAAGGAAGACAAAAAAACCGCCGTGTTGAAATCCTCATCCTCCCTTTGGCCTCAAAAAACGCGGCCGAATAA
- the motA gene encoding flagellar motor stator protein MotA: MDKTTLIGLILGIVGVGVGMVLKGVNLSVLINPAAILIIIVGTAAAVVTAFPADEVKRVPKLFGVLFKERKIPSIQELIPMFSEWAQVARKEGLLALEAKLSDVDDVFLKNGLSMAVDGQNADFIRDVMSEEIEAMEDRHASGAAIFTQAGTYAPTLGVLGAVVGLIAALSHMDKTDELGHAIGGAFIATLLGIYTGYVLWHPFANKLKRKSRQEVKIREVMIEGVLSVLEGQAPKAIEQKLATYLPAGERAKLKMEGENSNG; the protein is encoded by the coding sequence ATGGATAAAACAACACTCATAGGTCTCATTTTAGGAATCGTAGGAGTTGGTGTAGGGATGGTCCTTAAAGGGGTTAACCTCTCTGTACTGATCAACCCTGCTGCGATTCTAATCATCATCGTCGGAACTGCAGCCGCTGTTGTTACAGCTTTTCCGGCAGACGAAGTAAAAAGAGTCCCAAAGCTATTCGGGGTCTTATTTAAAGAAAGAAAAATACCGTCCATTCAAGAGTTGATCCCCATGTTTTCTGAATGGGCACAAGTCGCCCGGAAGGAAGGTCTCCTCGCACTTGAAGCAAAGCTTTCAGATGTGGATGATGTGTTCCTGAAAAATGGATTGAGCATGGCTGTTGACGGACAGAATGCGGATTTTATCCGAGATGTGATGAGTGAGGAAATAGAAGCGATGGAAGACCGCCATGCATCAGGAGCAGCTATTTTCACTCAAGCAGGCACATACGCTCCAACACTAGGAGTTCTTGGAGCTGTAGTCGGACTGATTGCCGCTCTCTCCCATATGGACAAAACAGATGAACTTGGACACGCAATTGGAGGAGCTTTCATTGCGACCCTTCTTGGAATTTATACAGGATATGTCCTCTGGCACCCTTTTGCAAACAAATTAAAACGCAAATCCCGCCAGGAGGTTAAAATCAGAGAAGTCATGATCGAAGGCGTCCTCTCTGTATTAGAAGGACAGGCACCAAAAGCAATTGAACAGAAGCTGGCAACGTATCTCCCTGCCGGTGAAAGAGCAAAACTAAAGATGGAGGGTGAGAATTCAAATGGCTAA